The following proteins come from a genomic window of Triticum aestivum cultivar Chinese Spring chromosome 6A, IWGSC CS RefSeq v2.1, whole genome shotgun sequence:
- the LOC123130886 gene encoding nuclear transcription factor Y subunit B-1-like has protein sequence MGGSSKKRGGQRGEGDAENPAAEGGSALPMANVVRLMRRVLPSNVKIAETAKQLTHDCAVEFVGFVGGEASERARSEHRRTVAPEDFTWSCQSLGLDSYVQPMQTYLQGYREYDIARGRSSRGARPPAPPAIASFLPPGQPVTVTEEELEFLRSVVPPPPEGY, from the exons ATGGGAGGAAGCAGCAAGAAACGTG GTGGGCAGCGCGGCGAGGGCGACGCGGAGAACCCGGCGGCGGAGGGGGGCAGCGCGCTGCCGATGGCCAACGTCGTGCGCCTGATGAGGCGGGTGCTGCCGTCGAACGTCAAGATCGCCGAGACCGCGAAGCAGCTCACCCACGACTGCGCGGTCGAGTTCGTCGGCTTCGTCGGCGGCGAGGCGTCCGAGCGGGCCAGGTCGGAGCACCGCCGCACCGTCGCGCCGGAGGACTTCACCTGGTCCTGCCAGAGCCTCGGGCTCGACAGCTACGTCCAGCCCATGCAGACCTACCTCCAAGGCTACCGCGAGTACGACATCGCCCGTGGCAGGAGCAGCcgcggggcgcgccctcctgcgCCGCCGGCGATAGCATCGTTCCTGCCGCCTGGACAGCCAGTGACGGTCACCGAAGAGGAGCTGGAGTTCCTGCGGTCGGTGGTCCCTCCGCCGCCGGAAGGATATTAG